CTGGCATCAATGTAATTATCATCGACACGCAGAATGAATCCCCCAACTATAGAAGGATCCACGATTTCCTGAAGATCTACCTTTGTGGAAAATATACTGGAAATAAGATCGGTAATTTGTTTTTTTACCTTGGGATCCACCTTAACTGCTGTTGTAAGAACTGATTCAGTTATTCCCCTGTATTTCCTGGTCTCATTAATAAATTCTCTGGCAATTGCAGGCAGGTTACTCTCTCTGCCGTTTTTAACTACAAGATCGATAAGAGAAAGGGTAACTTTCTCGACATTGCCTTCCAGCATCTTGTGTAAAATTGCTGTCTTTTTAGAAGGTATAATTATTGGACTATGCAGAAATTCCTTTGTTTCGGGTAATTTGCATACCTCAGCAATAAAGATCATATCCTCATTTACTTTATCGATGATCTTTTTTTCGAGTGCTGACTGAAACAGAGCCCTTGAATACCTTACAGATATTTTGCCGTCGTTCATTACAGATTATTCTTCCTAGTTCTTATTGAAATCAATCTCTTTCAGGTAATTATCAATCAGCTTTTCCTGTTCACCTGTTTGCTTCAGTTTTTCGCCAAGCAGGCGCGATGCGATCTCCACGGAGATACTGGCAACCTGTTCGTGAATTTCAGAGAGTGCTTTGCGCTTTTCGCTTTCGATTCCTGCTCTTGCTTTTTCAACAAGTTTTTCAGCCTCTTCAGATGCCTTTCCTTTAGCTTCAGAGATTAGTTTATCGCGCACTTCCCTTGCTTCCTTCAGAATAACTTCGCGTTCTTCTCTAGCTTTACGAAGGATAGCTTCATTGTCGCTTTTCAGCTTGAGCATTTCTTCTCTTGCTTTTTCAGCTGACTCGAGTGAGCTTCTGATCATTTCATCCCTGGCCTTAACAGCAGCAAGAATAGGTTTCCAGGCAAATTTTGTAAGAATCAGAAAGAAGAGCCCGAAAATCAGTGCAGACCAGACAAGCGTCCCGATTGCAGGAGTGGTCAGACTGTTTGCTAATAATATCATAATATTGTTTTTTTACAATTAGTTAAAAATGAAGCACTGCAACCAACCGTTGCAGGCTTCAGTTTCTTAAGTTACTACATAAGAGCAACTACAATTGCGAACAAAGCAGCTCCCTCAATAAGGGCCGCTGAAATGATCATTGCAAGCTGTATCTTTGAATAAGCTTCCGGCTGGCGTGCGATTGCATCCATGGCCGATCCGCCGATTCTACCAATACCGAGGCCGGCTCCGATTACCGCCAGACCTGCTCCAACTGCTGCTAATGTACCTGTCATAATTTCAAATATTTAGTTAAACAAAAATTCTAATGATGTTCCTGAACTGCCATACTGATGAACAGAGCAGAAAGTAAAGTAAAAATATATGCCTGAAGGAATGCCACCAGAAGTTCGAGGCAATCCATAAAAATCACAAAGAATATTGAAACAGGAGCTAATGCAAGTGAGTCGAAGATAAAAATCAGACAAATAAGACTAAGCACAATAATATGTCCTGCCGTGATATTTGCAAAGAGACGAATCATCAGAGCAAAGGGTTTTGAGAACAGACCGATAATTTCAACTGGTATCATTACCGGCAGAAGCCAGAATGGAACACCTGGTGTGGCAAAGACATGTTTCCAGTATGCTTTATTTCCGCTGAACTGTGTCACAAGGAATGTGCAGGTAGCGAGAAGAAAGGTAATTGCTATGTTCCCTGTAACGTTTGCTCCAAATGGCGGCGGAAATGGAATAAGTCCCATCAGGTTATTTATAAGTATGAAAAAGAATACCGTAAGAAGGTAAGGCATGTATTTTTCATATTTATGACCGAGATTGGGAATTGCCACATCGTCGCGGACAAATAAAACAACAGGCTCAAGAAAACTCTGAATCCCTTTAGGGTGGCTAATGCCTGTTTTTTTGTAGGAGCGTGCAAGAGAAAGAAACAGGAAGAGTCCTATTAATGCGGCCGATAACATTCCAATAACTGTTTTTGTCATAGAAAGGTCAAGCGGAAGATTTTCTTCGTCAATAACGCCTGCCTCGCTTATGTTGACAATTTTTCCTTTAAGATCGCCTTCTTCTTCAATTTTGAATCCCTTGTATTCGTGTCCATGTGCAAGATGCTTTGAGGAAAAAACATTCACCCCTTTTTCTTTACTGTAGACGATTACCGGCAGATAAATGGCTACACTGCTGCCATCTTTCTTTGTCCAGAGATGCCACTCGTGCGAATCAGCAATGTGTTCAAGTATATACGTGCTGGCTTTGAATTTTTCTTTACCTTCCTCTTTTTCCTCACCATGTTGCCCAAAGGCAGGTCCAGTGGTAACGGCAAAGAGAAGAAACAGGAAAAAGCCGATCAATTTATTTGTTTTCAAATCAGTATTGGTTTTATAACGATCTGTTTTTCAGTGTTTTCAATATAATTGATACTGAAAACAAAGTGAGTGTTAAATATAAAACAAAAAATATTAAAACAGATGGTAAAGAAGTTTTTTTAGCAACAATAAACCAAACAAGTGCAAGAAACATCTCGAGAAGGAACTTCAGGCCAATGGCAACAAAGCTGTGAAGTGTCTGACTTTCCGGATCTTTAGTCTGGCCCCTTAAAAAAATGATAATTGTAATTACAGCTATAATTGAGAACAGAAGAGTAAGTAATAAAATATTGCTTAAGGAGAGAGCTGTGTCGCTGTAGGAGACATACAGATATCCTGCGCTGCCAATCAGAATATTGATACACAGAAGTATCAGGGAATATTTATAGATCGGTTTCAAAAAGATGTCACTTAATAAAGCCTTTTATGGCTGTATAGATTGCTGCAAAAACTCCCAGGAGCGAGAGTACAATTGTGAAAACAGGTGTTTCAAATCCTGTCAGTTTATCAAGTTTTGTTCCACCCCAGGTAGTTATAAGTATGATTCCAATCATCTGGAATGCAATGCCTGAGTATTTTGCAAAGTTGTTGAGTCCCTTATTTTCCTGACTTATCAGGTTCTTTTTCTTTTGTGGTTGAGTTTCCTCCATTATTGTCGTTGTCACTCATTTTGCAGTTTCCTGAGAACTTGGCACCAGGCTCGATTGAAAGTTTTGAAGTAGCAATATCTCCTAGAATTTTTGAAGAAGCTTTTAAATTAAGCAATTGCCCCACTGTAATTCTGCCTTCAACGATTCCTGAAACTTCCGAGTTTTTACATATAACCTCACCGCTAATTTTTCCTGTTGGTCCAATAACAACTTTCCCCTTGGTATTCAGACTCCCCTTTAGTGTTCCATCGATCCGTATATCGCCATTGGAAATAATATCGCCTGTTATATCTGTTCCGTTACTGATAAGATTAATAGTAGTGTTATCTACCTCGTTGTATTTTGCCATAATATTAAAAGGTTTATTATAGGTTTAAACTTATTAACTCACAAATATAAAAACTATTGCAGATTAAAAGAAAAGAGGCTGAACTCTTTTGAGTCAGCCTCCGATAATATTTTAATTACAATTCCGGTTATTTAGGATCATATGCCCACTTAAGATATATCGAACCCCATGTAAAGCCGCCACCAAATGCTGCCAGGATCAGAATATCTCCTTTTTTAAGCTTATCCTCATATTCCCACATGCATAAAGGAATTGTTGCAGTGGTTGTATTACCATAATTCTGAATATTAATCATAACCTTTTCCGGGGCAAGTCCCATTCTTCTCCCGGTAGCGTCAATAATACGAAGATTGGCCTGATGGGGAACCAGCCAAGATATATCTTCTGACTTAAGGTTATTTTTTTCCATGATCTCGGCAGCAACGTCTGCCATATTGGAAACTGCAAATTTGAAAACGCTCTGTCCTTCCTGATATATAAAATGTTCTTTCGCATCAATAGTCTCGTATGAAGCAGGCTTTACAGATCCACCGGCTTTCATGTGAAGATATTTGCGGCCTGAACCGTCAGTTTTGAAAATATGGTCCATTATCCCATATTCTTCTGTTGTCGGCTCAAGTAACACGGCACCGGCTGCATCGCCGAAAAGAGGACATGTTGTACGGTCGGTATAATCAGTTATTGAGGACATCTTATCAGCACCGACAACGACAACTTTCTTGTATCTCCCGGATTCAACATAAACAGCGCCTGTCTGTAATGCGAAAAGAAATCCGGAGCATGCAGCATTTAAGTCGAAACTGAATGCATTTTTTATACCGCATTTATCAGAGATGATATTCGCAGTTGCGGGAAAAGCCATGTCGGGAGTTACTGAACAGCAGATAAGCAGGTCAACTTCTTCAGGAGCAGTATTTGTTTTCAGTAATAAGCCTTTAACAGCCTGCTCTCCAAGATCTGAACTTCCCAGTCCCTCTCCTTTTAGTATCCTTCTTTCTTTTATTCCGACCCTCTGCATTATCCATTCGTCGGAAGTATCGACCATCTTTGAAAGTTCCTGATTTGTCAGCTTGTATTCCGGCACCCAGGCGTTAATTCCTGTAATAGCTGCCCGTAACTTTTCCATAATTATATTGCTTCTTTAATCATTTGAGCCAGGTTAGCGTGCACAACTGCCCTGGTCTGCCGGACCATATTCATAATAGCCCTTCTTTTCGATATTCCGTGACCGATAACAACATTGGCATTGATACCGACAATAGGAGTACCTCCGATATTTTCCCAATCGAGGCGATCAAAAAATTCGTCTTTAAGATTTCTGTTTTTATAGATATGATGAAATGATTCTCCCTGTTTCAGAATAACATTTCCGACAAAGCCATCACAGACAATTACATCTGTCATCTTTTCCCTGAAAAGGTCATTTCCTTCAATATTTCCAACAAAATTTATTCCGGGATGCTCTTTCATCAGTTCATATGCAGCCTTTACCGCAGGAGTTCCTTTGGTCTCTTCCTCACCAATATTGATTAAAGCTACGGTAGGATTTTCTGCACCAAGAACATATTTGGCATAAATACTTCCGAGAACACCATACTGGAGAAGTACATCAGGTTTGCAATCAGGATTTAAACCCACATCAAGTATTACAGAATCGCGGTTATCGATACATGGAAGTACTGTTGCCAGGGCCGGACGTAATACACCGGGGATAACATTTACTGTGTAGCTTGCGCCAACCAGCATTGCACCTGTATTCCCGGCACTGCAAAATCCATCCAGACTGCCGTTTTTCAGCATCCCGTAACCGACTGCGATACTTGAATTTTTTTTCTGAGAAAAGGCTTTGGCTGGATGATCGCCCATCTCAATTACCTGTGTTGTATGAACAATCTCAAAAAGCGAAGGCTCTACCTTCATCTCATTTAACTTACTGCGAATGGCTACCTCATCCCCAATAAGAATAAGGTTCTCATCTGCTTTTAAATGCTGAAGGGAATCTACTGCGCCCTCAATGATTGCATCAGGTGCATAATCGCCACCCATGACATCAAGGCCAATTCTCATAGTACTTATTTTAAGTTAAAGAAGTTAAGCTGTAGCTTTCTTCTCAATAGCAAGTTTGCCTCTGTAAAATCCGCACTCAGGGCATACCCTGTGATACAGAACTGAAGAACCGCAGTTTGAGCAGCTACCTACCTGAGGAGCTGTTGCTTTATAATGTGTTCTGCGCTTATCTCTTCTGGTTTTCGAATGTTTGTGTTTAGGATTTGGCATTTTCTTCTGTATTTAATTGTTATTCATTAATTTCTTCAACTCATTCCATCGCGGATCTTCTTCCTGATCCTCCTCTATTATAAACTCATCAAGCTTCTTCAACATCTCCGGATCACATGTGCTATCGCCATCAGGATCGTTTGGGTGAACCCTTTTGATCGGCAGCGCAAGAAGAATAAATTCATAAATATGCTGCTGCAGATCAAGTTCATTTTCCCCAACCGGCAAAGATAGAATGTCAGGATCAGTATCTTCTATGGCCTTTCCAAATTTAACCAGAAGTCTGTTTTCACAGACTACCGGGTGAAAAAACATCTCAAGACACCTGTCACAGCAGATTCTAACGTTGCCGGAAATCCTTATTGCAAGATCCAGATGCGAGGATCTTTTATCCATTACAACATTTGCAACAAGGCTACCTTCCTTAACTTCCGACTCTTCAATATGTTCAAAAAACTTATTATCAATCTCAAAATCAATAGTGTGCCGTCCTTCCTTTAATCCGCTTAGCGGTATAGTATATCTTCGGGACATCTCTTTAAATTTTGGTTTGCAAAAATATGAATCCTTCTTCAATTAAAAAAATTATCAACAAAAAAGTAACATTAAATGCCTTAAAAGACCAATCACCGATATAAAAACGCCATTCACCGATTTCTTCTCTGTAATCTTTTTAGTGTGCCTTACTTTTGACATAAATAAATAATCTGAGTTATGGGACACAAAAATTTTTATCACGAACATGAGAGAGAACACCACCCCAGAGTTGGTGTTGGACTGTTCTTCATTCTTCTCGGAGCAGCACTTCTGATAGCTACAAATGATCTTCTTAACCTGGGAAGCGTCAGTGAATATTTCACATGGCAGACAGTTTTAATATTTATCGGAGCACTCCTTTTACTTAATCTTCAGTTCGTAGGAGGACTAATAATGATTGCCCTGGGAGTCTGGTTTCTGCAGGATAAGATCTTCATGATCCCTAACGATGTCTTTCATACCTATTACTGGCCGGCTGTAGTAGGACTTGTTGGACTCTCATTTATATTATCATCGTTTTTTAAACGCAGAAAATAAAGAATCTTATTCAAAAACAAATAAATTTACAGTTATGGAAACAAATGAAAATTTCAAAGATGAACGTCGTAGTCACAGACACGAGAATCATCCGCTTCAAAATAACAGGGCAATTATCGGAGTTGTTCTGGTACTCCTTGGCTTATTTCTTGTAATGAGGAACACTGGCGTCTTCCCGGAATTTATTGAAGATATCATTTTCAGCTGGCCTATGCTTCTGGTAACAATTGGTCTTGTAATAACAATAGGATCTTCCGGAAGTAAGACTTCAGGGATCATTGTTATGGCTGTCGGTGCATTTTTCCTGATACCTCATATCTTCAGAGAAACCTTTGATGTTAACATGTTCTGGCCTTCAATTTTTATAATTATCGGAGTAGTTTTCATATTCTCAAAGCGGCGGGGATGGAATTCAGTTACTACCACAGCCCAGGTTGGAGATGACTATATAGATTATGTTCATGTTTTCAGCGGAGGGGAGAGACAGATTGTTTCTGAAAATTTCAGGGGCGGAAAAGTAAGCGCAGTATTTGGAGGAAGCGAAATAGACCTTACAAAAGCAAAACTTGCTCCCGGTGTTTCAGAACTTGAAATAGCATGCGTTTTTGGCGGCACAACAATTATTGTACCCGACGACTGGAATGTAAAAATTGAAGTTGTTCCTGTTCTCGGCGGATTCGGCGACTCACGTAAATTACACCCCGGAAGAACAATTGACTTAAGCCGTCAGCTGATTATAAAAGGAGCTGTTGTGTTTGGCGGAGGCGAAGTAAAAAGTTACTAAAATACTGTAATGAAACATCCTGTATTTCAGAACAGAGTACGTTTGATAGTATGGTGGCTGATCTGGCTCTTCCTTGCGGCGGGCC
The nucleotide sequence above comes from Bacteroidales bacterium. Encoded proteins:
- the plsX gene encoding phosphate acyltransferase PlsX, producing MRIGLDVMGGDYAPDAIIEGAVDSLQHLKADENLILIGDEVAIRSKLNEMKVEPSLFEIVHTTQVIEMGDHPAKAFSQKKNSSIAVGYGMLKNGSLDGFCSAGNTGAMLVGASYTVNVIPGVLRPALATVLPCIDNRDSVILDVGLNPDCKPDVLLQYGVLGSIYAKYVLGAENPTVALINIGEEETKGTPAVKAAYELMKEHPGINFVGNIEGNDLFREKMTDVIVCDGFVGNVILKQGESFHHIYKNRNLKDEFFDRLDWENIGGTPIVGINANVVIGHGISKRRAIMNMVRQTRAVVHANLAQMIKEAI
- a CDS encoding ketoacyl-ACP synthase III, which translates into the protein MEKLRAAITGINAWVPEYKLTNQELSKMVDTSDEWIMQRVGIKERRILKGEGLGSSDLGEQAVKGLLLKTNTAPEEVDLLICCSVTPDMAFPATANIISDKCGIKNAFSFDLNAACSGFLFALQTGAVYVESGRYKKVVVVGADKMSSITDYTDRTTCPLFGDAAGAVLLEPTTEEYGIMDHIFKTDGSGRKYLHMKAGGSVKPASYETIDAKEHFIYQEGQSVFKFAVSNMADVAAEIMEKNNLKSEDISWLVPHQANLRIIDATGRRMGLAPEKVMINIQNYGNTTTATIPLCMWEYEDKLKKGDILILAAFGGGFTWGSIYLKWAYDPK
- the rpmF gene encoding 50S ribosomal protein L32; the encoded protein is MPNPKHKHSKTRRDKRRTHYKATAPQVGSCSNCGSSVLYHRVCPECGFYRGKLAIEKKATA
- the atpB gene encoding F0F1 ATP synthase subunit A, which codes for MKTNKLIGFFLFLLFAVTTGPAFGQHGEEKEEGKEKFKASTYILEHIADSHEWHLWTKKDGSSVAIYLPVIVYSKEKGVNVFSSKHLAHGHEYKGFKIEEEGDLKGKIVNISEAGVIDEENLPLDLSMTKTVIGMLSAALIGLFLFLSLARSYKKTGISHPKGIQSFLEPVVLFVRDDVAIPNLGHKYEKYMPYLLTVFFFILINNLMGLIPFPPPFGANVTGNIAITFLLATCTFLVTQFSGNKAYWKHVFATPGVPFWLLPVMIPVEIIGLFSKPFALMIRLFANITAGHIIVLSLICLIFIFDSLALAPVSIFFVIFMDCLELLVAFLQAYIFTLLSALFISMAVQEHH
- the atpF gene encoding F0F1 ATP synthase subunit B, with protein sequence MILLANSLTTPAIGTLVWSALIFGLFFLILTKFAWKPILAAVKARDEMIRSSLESAEKAREEMLKLKSDNEAILRKAREEREVILKEAREVRDKLISEAKGKASEEAEKLVEKARAGIESEKRKALSEIHEQVASISVEIASRLLGEKLKQTGEQEKLIDNYLKEIDFNKN
- the atpE gene encoding ATP synthase F0 subunit C; its protein translation is MTGTLAAVGAGLAVIGAGLGIGRIGGSAMDAIARQPEAYSKIQLAMIISAALIEGAALFAIVVALM
- a CDS encoding polymer-forming cytoskeletal protein, which gives rise to MAKYNEVDNTTINLISNGTDITGDIISNGDIRIDGTLKGSLNTKGKVVIGPTGKISGEVICKNSEVSGIVEGRITVGQLLNLKASSKILGDIATSKLSIEPGAKFSGNCKMSDNDNNGGNSTTKEKEPDKSGK
- a CDS encoding AtpZ/AtpI family protein — protein: MEETQPQKKKNLISQENKGLNNFAKYSGIAFQMIGIILITTWGGTKLDKLTGFETPVFTIVLSLLGVFAAIYTAIKGFIK
- a CDS encoding DUF177 domain-containing protein — translated: MSRRYTIPLSGLKEGRHTIDFEIDNKFFEHIEESEVKEGSLVANVVMDKRSSHLDLAIRISGNVRICCDRCLEMFFHPVVCENRLLVKFGKAIEDTDPDILSLPVGENELDLQQHIYEFILLALPIKRVHPNDPDGDSTCDPEMLKKLDEFIIEEDQEEDPRWNELKKLMNNN
- the atpH gene encoding ATP synthase F1 subunit delta, whose amino-acid sequence is MNDGKISVRYSRALFQSALEKKIIDKVNEDMIFIAEVCKLPETKEFLHSPIIIPSKKTAILHKMLEGNVEKVTLSLIDLVVKNGRESNLPAIAREFINETRKYRGITESVLTTAVKVDPKVKKQITDLISSIFSTKVDLQEIVDPSIVGGFILRVDDNYIDASIQNKLRKIRKELLGGLVVS